In Sphingomonas sp. LR60, the following are encoded in one genomic region:
- a CDS encoding glyoxalase superfamily protein yields MTTLGTVTPVLRSFDAARTRAFYLDFLGFDLVFEHRFESGMPLYMGVRSGDCTLHLSEHYGDGAPGSSVRIACDDVVAYAATLRARGFENARPGEPQRTPWGTLEIGVHDPSYNRLTFFTPVNGDGNE; encoded by the coding sequence ATGACGACGCTCGGTACGGTCACGCCCGTCCTGCGCAGCTTCGATGCGGCGCGGACGCGGGCGTTCTACCTGGACTTCCTCGGCTTCGACTTGGTGTTCGAACACCGGTTCGAGTCGGGGATGCCGCTCTACATGGGCGTCAGGTCCGGCGATTGTACGCTCCACCTGTCGGAACATTACGGCGATGGTGCGCCCGGGTCGTCGGTGCGGATCGCGTGTGACGACGTCGTGGCCTATGCCGCGACGCTGCGCGCGCGTGGGTTCGAGAACGCCCGCCCCGGCGAGCCGCAGCGAACGCCATGGGGCACGCTGGAGATCGGCGTCCATGATCCGTCGTACAACCGGCTGACCTTCTTCACCCCTGTGAACGGTGACGGCAATGAATGA
- the infB gene encoding translation initiation factor IF-2 produces MSETDNDKPKLGMRQPLGLKRTVETGKVKQSFSHGRSNTVVVEVKRRRVLGPQGGAPEAVTPAPEPTPAPTAPVAPARPAPRPPVSNETAQERQARLLREAEDQRMHTLEESRRREDAERHRAADEERRRVDERARAEAEATAKAAEPTPAPAAPEPVAAQHAPEPAPTPAPAPVEAATPAPAPVVAPTPAPAPVAEAAPAPAPSPAPKPAPAPRAAPTPAPAPTLGLGRDPSMPAPRRFSPVARPEIPKPQPKPAPAPAAASAPAASTNAPTAGGSAASRSLPSGQATPRNNSPARPQQRDRKGDERRGGKLTVTRALNEDGARARSLAALKRAREKEKRGFGGPREPQAKQVRDVQVPEAITVQELANRMAERGADLVKTLFKMGMPVTMTQTIDQDTAELLVTEFGHNIVRVSDSDIDLAMDTTEDAAETLQTRPPVVTIMGHVDHGKTSLLDALRGTDVVRGEAGGITQHIGAYQVTLKDKSKITFLDTPGHEAFTAMRARGADVTDIVVLVVAADDGLMPQTIEAINHTKASGKPMIVAINKIDKHEANAQRVRERLLEHNIQVEMMGGETQDVEVSALKKIGLDELIEKIQLQAELLDLRANPDRAAEGSVIEAKLDKGRGPVATVLVTRGTLRVGDVFVVGAESGKVRALVDDKGRQLKVAGPSMPVEVLGLSGTPSAGDQLQVVENEQRAREVAEYRQSVLTQKRTTSAPTSLENMFSALRANAAIEYPLVVKADTQGTVEAIVASINKISTDLIRARVLHSGVGGITESDVTLAGASGAPIIGFHVRANAKAREIAERQKVALKYYDVIYDLIDEIRAGMAGELGPEAFETVVGRAEIREVFSAGKHGKAAGLLVTEGVIRKALKARITRNDVIIYSGEIASLRRFKDDVPEVRAGLECGVTFTQNFIDIKAGDYLETFEVELRERTL; encoded by the coding sequence GTGAGCGAGACCGACAACGACAAGCCGAAACTCGGAATGCGCCAGCCGCTGGGGCTCAAGCGCACGGTCGAGACCGGCAAGGTGAAGCAGAGCTTCAGCCACGGCCGTAGCAATACGGTGGTGGTCGAGGTGAAGCGTCGCCGCGTACTCGGTCCGCAGGGCGGTGCGCCCGAGGCAGTGACCCCCGCGCCTGAGCCGACCCCTGCGCCCACCGCGCCGGTCGCCCCTGCGCGTCCCGCACCGCGCCCGCCGGTTTCGAACGAGACCGCGCAGGAGCGTCAGGCACGCCTGCTTCGCGAGGCTGAAGACCAGCGCATGCACACGCTGGAGGAAAGCCGCCGTCGCGAGGATGCCGAGCGTCACCGCGCTGCCGATGAAGAGCGTCGTCGCGTCGACGAGCGCGCGCGTGCTGAAGCCGAGGCGACTGCCAAGGCTGCGGAGCCGACGCCTGCCCCGGCGGCACCGGAACCGGTTGCCGCGCAGCATGCCCCCGAGCCGGCGCCGACGCCCGCTCCCGCACCAGTCGAGGCCGCGACCCCTGCGCCTGCCCCGGTGGTAGCGCCGACGCCCGCGCCTGCCCCGGTTGCCGAGGCAGCGCCAGCTCCCGCGCCGAGCCCGGCACCGAAGCCGGCTCCCGCGCCGCGTGCCGCACCGACGCCCGCTCCCGCCCCGACACTTGGGCTGGGTCGCGATCCGTCGATGCCCGCGCCGCGCCGCTTCTCGCCGGTCGCGCGTCCCGAAATCCCGAAGCCGCAACCCAAGCCGGCGCCTGCGCCGGCCGCCGCTTCGGCTCCTGCCGCGTCGACAAACGCGCCGACTGCCGGTGGCAGCGCCGCATCGCGCAGTTTGCCCAGTGGTCAGGCGACGCCGCGCAACAACAGCCCGGCACGTCCGCAGCAGCGTGACCGCAAGGGTGACGAGCGTCGTGGCGGCAAGCTGACCGTCACGCGCGCGCTCAACGAAGACGGTGCGCGCGCCCGCAGCCTCGCCGCGCTGAAGCGCGCGCGCGAGAAGGAGAAGCGTGGCTTCGGCGGCCCGCGCGAGCCGCAGGCCAAGCAGGTCCGCGACGTGCAGGTGCCCGAGGCGATCACGGTGCAGGAACTCGCGAACCGCATGGCGGAGCGTGGGGCCGATCTGGTCAAGACGCTGTTCAAGATGGGCATGCCCGTCACGATGACGCAGACGATCGACCAGGACACCGCCGAGCTGCTGGTGACCGAATTCGGCCACAACATCGTCCGCGTCTCGGATTCGGACATCGATCTGGCGATGGACACCACCGAGGATGCGGCGGAGACGTTGCAGACGCGCCCGCCGGTCGTGACGATCATGGGCCATGTCGACCACGGCAAGACCTCGCTGCTCGACGCGCTGCGCGGCACCGATGTGGTACGTGGCGAGGCCGGTGGCATCACGCAGCATATCGGCGCCTATCAGGTCACGCTGAAGGACAAGTCGAAGATCACCTTCCTCGACACGCCGGGCCACGAAGCGTTCACCGCGATGCGGGCGCGCGGTGCCGACGTGACCGATATCGTGGTGCTGGTGGTCGCCGCCGACGACGGGCTGATGCCGCAGACGATCGAGGCGATCAATCACACCAAGGCGTCGGGCAAGCCGATGATCGTGGCGATCAACAAGATCGACAAGCACGAGGCGAATGCGCAGCGTGTCCGCGAGCGTCTGCTGGAGCACAACATCCAGGTCGAGATGATGGGCGGCGAGACGCAGGACGTCGAAGTTTCCGCGCTCAAGAAGATCGGGCTCGACGAACTGATCGAGAAGATCCAGCTCCAGGCCGAATTGCTCGACCTGCGCGCGAACCCGGATCGTGCCGCCGAGGGCAGCGTGATCGAGGCCAAACTCGACAAGGGCCGTGGTCCGGTCGCGACCGTGCTCGTCACGCGCGGCACGCTGCGGGTCGGCGACGTGTTCGTCGTCGGCGCGGAGAGCGGCAAGGTTCGTGCATTGGTCGACGACAAGGGGCGTCAGCTCAAGGTCGCGGGTCCGTCGATGCCGGTCGAGGTGCTCGGCCTGTCGGGCACGCCGTCGGCGGGCGACCAGTTGCAGGTCGTCGAGAACGAGCAGCGCGCGCGTGAAGTCGCGGAATATCGCCAGAGCGTGCTCACGCAGAAGCGCACGACCTCGGCGCCGACCAGCCTCGAGAACATGTTCTCGGCGCTGCGTGCGAATGCTGCGATCGAATATCCGCTGGTCGTGAAGGCCGATACGCAGGGCACGGTCGAGGCGATCGTCGCATCGATCAACAAGATCTCGACCGATCTGATCCGCGCGCGGGTGTTGCACTCGGGCGTCGGCGGGATCACCGAGAGCGACGTGACGCTGGCGGGTGCCAGCGGCGCGCCGATCATCGGCTTCCACGTCCGCGCCAATGCCAAGGCCCGCGAGATCGCCGAGCGGCAGAAGGTGGCGTTGAAATATTACGACGTCATCTATGACCTGATCGACGAGATCCGCGCCGGTATGGCAGGCGAGCTTGGGCCGGAAGCGTTCGAGACGGTCGTCGGTCGTGCGGAAATCCGCGAGGTCTTCTCGGCGGGCAAGCACGGCAAGGCCGCCGGTCTGCTGGTCACCGAGGGCGTCATTCGCAAGGCGCTCAAAGCGCGCATCACGCGCAACGACGTCATCATCTACAGCGGTGAGATCGCGTCGCTGCGGCGCTTCAAGGACGACGTGCCGGAAGTGCGCGCCGGTCTGGAGTGCGGTGTCACGTTCACGCAGAACTTCATCGACATCAAGGCCGGGGATTATCTCGAAACCTTCGAAGTCGAACTGCGCGAGCGCACGCTGTAA
- a CDS encoding DUF448 domain-containing protein encodes MTAPERSCILTRERASPAALIRLALAPDGRVLPDVRAKAPGRGAWIGVDRAELEQAIAKGKLRGALARAFKTGELTIPDDLPALIAAALERNALDRLGLESRGGTILTGSERIETAARSGKLRALYHAADAAEDGCRKLAQAWRVGSDREGSDVRGLALPVARPILSLALGRENVVHVGVIDRAAATRLSEALDRWLHFIGPDLNPAPCATAAQGASAPGIAEATATGRENARGI; translated from the coding sequence ATGACCGCTCCCGAACGCTCCTGCATCCTCACCCGCGAGCGTGCGTCGCCCGCGGCGCTGATTCGGTTGGCGCTCGCCCCCGACGGGCGGGTGTTGCCGGACGTGCGCGCCAAGGCTCCCGGCCGTGGCGCGTGGATCGGGGTTGACCGCGCCGAGCTGGAACAGGCGATCGCCAAGGGCAAGCTGCGCGGCGCGCTCGCACGCGCGTTCAAGACCGGCGAGTTGACCATCCCCGACGACCTGCCCGCGCTGATCGCCGCCGCGCTGGAGCGCAATGCGCTCGACCGGCTCGGGCTGGAGTCGCGCGGTGGGACGATCCTTACCGGCTCCGAGCGGATCGAGACCGCTGCGCGCTCGGGCAAGCTTCGGGCGCTTTATCACGCTGCCGACGCGGCCGAGGACGGCTGCCGCAAACTGGCGCAGGCGTGGCGCGTCGGGTCCGATCGCGAAGGTTCGGACGTCAGGGGCTTGGCACTGCCGGTGGCGCGCCCCATATTGTCATTGGCGCTGGGCCGCGAAAATGTGGTACACGTCGGCGTCATCGACCGCGCTGCGGCCACACGACTCAGCGAAGCGCTCGATCGTTGGCTGCACTTTATCGGCCCTGATCTGAATCCAGCACCTTGCGCTACGGCCGCGCAAGGCGCATCGGCGCCCGGCATTGCCGAGGCGACCGCTACCGGCCGTGAGAATGCACGAGGAATTTGA
- a CDS encoding GIY-YIG nuclease family protein, producing the protein MTGEEEVRERQPCVYIMASSKNGTLYIGVTSNLLGRIMQHRNGAFGGFTERYAVKHLVWYEMADTMEAAIAAEKRIKKWPRQWKLNLIERDNPQWHDLAIALGLDVVRN; encoded by the coding sequence ATGACGGGGGAAGAGGAAGTGAGAGAACGGCAACCCTGCGTCTACATTATGGCCAGTAGTAAGAACGGCACGCTCTACATCGGCGTCACGTCCAACCTGCTCGGCCGCATCATGCAGCACCGCAACGGCGCCTTCGGTGGGTTCACCGAGCGCTACGCCGTCAAACATCTCGTCTGGTACGAAATGGCCGATACGATGGAGGCCGCCATTGCGGCCGAGAAGCGCATTAAGAAATGGCCGCGCCAATGGAAGCTCAACCTGATCGAGCGCGACAATCCGCAGTGGCACGATCTCGCGATCGCACTCGGGCTGGATGTCGTGCGCAACTGA
- a CDS encoding tautomerase family protein — protein sequence MPFVSIRLAGAATREQKAAIVADVTTSLVTRLAKNPAAVQIVIEEVSTENYGAGGQLLADRDAPVAKGDAHADPRQ from the coding sequence ATGCCGTTCGTGTCGATCCGACTGGCCGGCGCGGCGACGCGCGAGCAGAAAGCGGCGATCGTGGCAGACGTTACGACGTCGCTGGTCACGCGGCTGGCCAAGAACCCGGCCGCGGTGCAGATCGTGATCGAGGAAGTGTCGACCGAAAATTACGGTGCGGGCGGCCAGTTGCTGGCCGACCGCGACGCGCCTGTTGCCAAGGGAGACGCGCATGCGGACCCCCGACAATGA
- the nusA gene encoding transcription termination factor NusA, whose amino-acid sequence MATGVTANRAELIAIANSVASEKMIDKAIVIEAMEDAIQRAARTRYGQEMDIRAKLDSNNGDLRLWRVVEVVELVDDIYKQVDVNGAQKLQPGATVGDYLVDPLPPIEFGRIQAQAAKQTIFQKVRDAERERQYEEFKERAGEIITGVVKRVEFGHIVVDLGRAEGVIRRDAQIPREVVRVNDRIRSLILKVVRENRGPQIFLSRAHPDFMKKLFAQEVPEIYDGIIEIKAAARDPGSRAKIGVISHDSSIDPVGACVGMKGSRVQAVVQEMQGEKIDIIPWSPDTATFVVNALQPANVARVVIDEEEDRIEVVVPDDQLSLAIGRRGQNVRLASQLTAKAIDILTETDASEKRQQEFVKNSETFQNELDVDETLAQLLVAEGFGALEEVAYVELDELAGIEGFDEDLAQELQSRAQEALDRREQANREERQALGVEDALAELPYLTEAMLVTLGKAGIKTLDDLADLATDELVEKKRAEPRRRNDDAPRRTDRPENKGGVLGEYGLSDEQGNEIIMAARAHWFEDEPAAEQPAEQASEDQDA is encoded by the coding sequence ATGGCCACCGGCGTCACCGCCAATCGTGCGGAGCTGATCGCGATCGCCAATTCGGTCGCTTCGGAGAAGATGATCGACAAGGCGATCGTCATCGAGGCGATGGAAGATGCGATCCAGCGCGCCGCGCGCACCCGCTACGGCCAGGAAATGGACATCCGCGCGAAGCTGGATTCGAACAACGGCGACCTGCGCCTGTGGCGCGTCGTCGAGGTGGTCGAGCTGGTCGACGACATCTACAAGCAGGTCGACGTCAACGGCGCGCAGAAGCTGCAGCCGGGCGCGACCGTCGGCGACTATCTGGTCGATCCGCTGCCCCCGATCGAGTTCGGCCGCATCCAGGCGCAGGCCGCCAAGCAGACGATCTTCCAGAAGGTCCGCGATGCCGAGCGCGAGCGCCAGTATGAAGAATTCAAGGAGCGCGCCGGCGAGATCATCACCGGCGTCGTCAAGCGCGTCGAGTTCGGCCATATCGTCGTCGACCTCGGCCGCGCCGAGGGCGTCATCCGCCGCGACGCGCAGATCCCGCGCGAAGTGGTGCGCGTCAACGATCGCATCCGCTCGCTGATCCTGAAGGTGGTGCGCGAGAACCGCGGCCCGCAGATCTTCCTGAGCCGCGCGCATCCCGACTTCATGAAGAAGCTGTTCGCGCAGGAAGTGCCCGAAATCTACGACGGCATCATCGAGATCAAGGCCGCCGCGCGCGATCCGGGCAGCCGCGCCAAGATCGGCGTCATCTCGCATGACTCCAGCATCGACCCGGTCGGCGCGTGCGTCGGCATGAAGGGCAGCCGCGTGCAGGCGGTCGTGCAGGAGATGCAGGGCGAGAAGATCGACATCATCCCCTGGTCGCCCGACACCGCGACCTTCGTCGTCAATGCGTTGCAGCCGGCGAACGTCGCGCGCGTGGTGATCGACGAGGAAGAGGATCGCATCGAGGTGGTCGTCCCCGACGATCAGCTCAGCCTCGCGATCGGTCGCCGCGGCCAGAACGTCCGCCTCGCCAGCCAGTTGACCGCCAAGGCGATCGACATCCTGACCGAGACCGACGCCAGCGAGAAGCGTCAGCAGGAGTTCGTCAAGAATTCCGAGACCTTCCAGAACGAGCTGGATGTCGACGAGACGCTGGCACAGCTGCTGGTCGCCGAAGGCTTCGGCGCGCTGGAAGAGGTCGCCTATGTCGAGCTCGACGAGCTGGCGGGCATCGAGGGCTTCGACGAGGATCTCGCGCAGGAATTGCAGAGCCGCGCGCAGGAAGCGCTCGATCGTCGCGAACAGGCCAACCGCGAGGAGCGGCAGGCGCTGGGCGTCGAGGACGCGCTGGCCGAGCTGCCGTATCTGACCGAAGCGATGCTCGTCACGCTCGGCAAGGCCGGGATCAAGACGCTTGACGACCTCGCCGATCTCGCGACCGACGAGCTGGTCGAGAAGAAGCGCGCCGAGCCGCGCCGCCGCAACGACGATGCGCCGCGTCGCACCGATCGTCCCGAGAACAAGGGCGGCGTGCTGGGCGAGTACGGGCTCAGCGACGAACAGGGCAATGAGATCATCATGGCCGCACGCGCGCACTGGTTCGAGGACGAGCCGGCCGCCGAACAGCCCGCCGAGCAGGCGTCGGAGGATCAGGACGCCTGA
- the rimP gene encoding ribosome maturation protein RimP, which translates to MNDITPLVRLIEPEAGALGFALVRVRLFGKDDERTLQIMAERPETRQLNIDDCAELSRRISDKLDALEEAGKDPIEGAYRLEVSSPGIDRPLTRKQDFTDWAGHEARIVLTEAVDGQKQFKGDLEGIDADGLIAIRHPRTGVVEQVPFALIADAKLVLTDRLIEATVPLSMEGAEEEIQDTSTDDSDDMSAHADGEEEETH; encoded by the coding sequence TTGAACGATATCACTCCCCTCGTCCGGTTGATCGAGCCAGAGGCCGGTGCGCTCGGTTTCGCGCTGGTGCGCGTCCGGCTGTTCGGCAAGGACGACGAGCGCACGCTGCAGATCATGGCCGAGCGGCCCGAGACACGGCAGCTGAACATCGACGATTGCGCCGAATTGTCGCGCCGCATCTCGGATAAGCTCGACGCGCTGGAGGAAGCCGGCAAGGACCCGATCGAGGGTGCCTACCGGCTGGAAGTGTCGTCGCCGGGCATCGACCGCCCGCTGACCCGCAAGCAGGACTTCACCGACTGGGCCGGGCATGAGGCACGTATCGTGCTAACCGAGGCGGTCGACGGGCAGAAGCAGTTCAAGGGTGACCTCGAAGGCATCGATGCCGACGGCCTGATCGCGATCCGCCACCCGCGCACCGGCGTGGTCGAGCAGGTGCCGTTCGCGCTGATCGCCGATGCCAAGCTGGTGCTGACCGATCGCCTGATCGAGGCCACCGTCCCGCTCTCGATGGAGGGCGCGGAAGAAGAGATCCAAGATACGTCCACGGACGATAGTGACGACATGTCCGCGCACGCGGACGGGGAAGAAGAGGAAACCCACTGA
- a CDS encoding PQQ-dependent sugar dehydrogenase: protein MLYRIAFAAVALSAAAACNGEDSAAVQPIADAPVAPAPQPAPTPSPSPSPSGTPIAGTPFARAVIADFDAPWAMTFLPDRRMLVTEKKGEMVLVTADGASKRTIATIDVDSAGQGGLMDVVLAPDFASSKRVYFSYSAAGRGGKGVVLARGVLSGEAGAERLASIETLYRATPLVTGDGHYSGRIAFSPDGQYLFFTNGDRQKFTPAQDKSGSLGKVLRLTPDGKPAANNPLAAQGFLPEVWSYGHRNLLGLAFDPQGNLWQQEMGPKGGDELNLVLSGRNYGWPNASNGSNYDGSDIPDHAPGDGYEAPKVWWNPVISPGGLMIYSGDLFPQFKGDAFIGGLSSQSLVRVDLNGTNASKGDQWSMGARIREVEQGPDGAIYVLEDGGDSQGRLLRLTPAA, encoded by the coding sequence TTGCTGTACCGTATCGCCTTCGCCGCCGTCGCGCTGAGCGCTGCCGCGGCTTGCAACGGTGAGGATTCGGCGGCGGTGCAGCCGATCGCGGACGCCCCGGTCGCGCCCGCGCCCCAGCCCGCCCCGACGCCGAGCCCGTCGCCTTCGCCAAGCGGCACGCCGATCGCCGGCACTCCCTTCGCACGCGCGGTCATCGCCGACTTCGACGCTCCCTGGGCGATGACGTTCCTTCCCGATCGGCGGATGCTCGTCACCGAGAAGAAGGGCGAAATGGTGCTCGTCACCGCCGATGGCGCGTCCAAGCGGACGATCGCGACGATCGACGTCGATTCTGCCGGGCAGGGCGGATTGATGGACGTGGTGCTCGCCCCCGATTTCGCGAGCAGCAAGCGCGTCTATTTCAGCTATTCGGCGGCCGGGCGGGGCGGAAAGGGCGTGGTGCTCGCGCGCGGTGTCCTGTCAGGCGAGGCGGGTGCGGAGCGGCTGGCGTCGATCGAGACGCTGTACCGCGCCACGCCGCTGGTGACGGGTGACGGCCATTATTCGGGGCGCATCGCCTTCTCGCCCGATGGCCAATATCTGTTCTTCACCAACGGCGACCGGCAGAAGTTCACGCCGGCGCAGGACAAGAGCGGTTCGCTCGGCAAGGTGCTGCGGCTCACGCCAGACGGCAAGCCGGCGGCGAACAACCCGCTGGCGGCACAGGGCTTCCTTCCCGAGGTGTGGAGCTATGGTCACCGCAACCTGCTCGGCCTCGCCTTCGATCCGCAGGGAAATCTCTGGCAACAGGAGATGGGGCCAAAGGGTGGGGACGAGCTGAACCTCGTGCTGTCCGGACGCAATTATGGCTGGCCGAACGCCTCGAACGGCTCGAACTACGACGGCAGCGACATCCCCGATCACGCGCCCGGCGACGGCTATGAAGCGCCCAAGGTGTGGTGGAATCCGGTGATCTCGCCCGGCGGGCTGATGATCTATTCGGGGGATCTGTTCCCGCAATTTAAGGGCGATGCGTTCATCGGCGGGTTGTCGTCGCAGTCGCTGGTGCGCGTCGACCTCAACGGAACGAACGCGAGCAAGGGCGACCAATGGTCGATGGGCGCGCGGATCCGCGAGGTCGAGCAGGGGCCGGACGGCGCGATCTACGTGCTGGAGGACGGTGGCGACTCGCAGGGGCGGTTGCTGCGGCTGACGCCGGCGGCGTGA
- a CDS encoding MFS transporter: MATAIADVRNAPVGLIHLSLAVGGFAIGTTEFATMSLLPDMARDLGVDAPTAGHVISAYALGVVVGAPLLAVLGARMARRHLLIALMTLFALGNGLSALAPTYGWMMLFRFMAGLPHGAYFGIAMLVAASLVDAGKRTQAVARVMLGLTVATIVGVPLANFMGQLLGWRSCFIVVAGLAALTAGLVAFFAPRDRGDPQASPLSELRALKRPQVWLTLGIGAIGFGGLFAVYTYLADTMADVTHVGPRMVPFALAAFGVGMTAGNLIVPKFADRALLPTAAVVLLWSIAALLLWPLAAQHFATVLVAMVAIGIGGSLGTVLQTRLMDVAGDAQALAAALNHSAFNTANALGPWLGGMAIAAGWGWTSTGPVGAALAVAGLAVLAVSWAVDRRVAT, from the coding sequence ATGGCCACCGCCATCGCCGACGTGCGCAATGCACCCGTCGGCTTGATCCATTTGTCGCTCGCGGTCGGCGGGTTCGCGATCGGCACGACCGAATTCGCGACGATGAGCCTGCTGCCCGACATGGCGCGCGATCTCGGTGTCGACGCCCCGACCGCGGGGCATGTCATCAGCGCTTATGCATTGGGAGTGGTGGTCGGGGCGCCGTTGCTCGCGGTACTCGGCGCGCGGATGGCGCGGCGGCATCTGCTGATCGCGCTCATGACCTTGTTCGCGCTCGGCAATGGCCTGTCGGCACTCGCGCCCACCTATGGCTGGATGATGCTGTTCCGCTTCATGGCCGGGCTTCCGCACGGTGCGTATTTCGGCATCGCGATGCTCGTCGCGGCGTCGCTCGTCGATGCGGGCAAGCGGACGCAGGCGGTAGCGCGCGTCATGCTGGGGCTGACGGTCGCGACGATCGTCGGTGTGCCGCTGGCCAATTTCATGGGGCAATTGCTCGGCTGGCGGTCGTGCTTCATCGTCGTCGCGGGGCTGGCGGCACTCACCGCCGGGCTGGTCGCCTTCTTCGCGCCGCGCGACCGCGGCGATCCGCAGGCAAGTCCGCTATCGGAACTGCGGGCGCTCAAGCGGCCGCAGGTGTGGCTGACGCTCGGGATCGGCGCGATCGGCTTCGGGGGGCTGTTTGCGGTCTACACCTATCTGGCGGACACGATGGCCGATGTGACGCACGTCGGCCCGCGCATGGTGCCGTTCGCGCTGGCGGCCTTCGGCGTCGGCATGACCGCTGGAAATCTGATCGTTCCGAAATTTGCCGACCGCGCGTTGCTGCCGACCGCGGCCGTCGTGCTGTTGTGGAGCATCGCCGCGCTGCTGCTCTGGCCGTTGGCGGCGCAACATTTCGCGACCGTGCTGGTGGCGATGGTGGCGATCGGGATCGGCGGATCGCTCGGCACCGTGCTCCAGACCCGGCTGATGGACGTGGCGGGCGATGCGCAGGCGCTTGCGGCCGCCCTGAACCATTCGGCCTTCAACACCGCCAATGCGCTGGGGCCGTGGCTGGGCGGAATGGCGATCGCCGCCGGTTGGGGCTGGACGTCGACGGGTCCGGTCGGGGCAGCGCTCGCGGTGGCCGGGCTGGCGGTGCTGGCCGTGTCCTGGGCCGTGGACCGCCGCGTCGCTACATGA
- the gcvT gene encoding glycine cleavage system aminomethyltransferase GcvT has translation MSDAPVQSEDDGFEPLEILTLPLDAWHRAKGGRMVEFAGYHMPVQYEGIMAEHLWTRENAGLFDVSHMGQLSITGDNVATALESLMPAAITDAPLNKARYSLLLNDEGGVLDDLMLTPQAADRIYMVVNGATKYDDVAHMIEHLPDDVTLNMMEDHALLAVQGPKAVEAVARLVPGVAALTFMQAGAFEWNGHELWVSRSGYTGEDGVEMSVPAEAAEAFADALVAQPEIKPIGLGARDSLRLEAGLPLYGHDLDPAITPVQADLGFALFKRRREAGDFPGAARILAERENGPATKRVGLLVDGRQPVREGADVVDASSAVVGRVTSGGFAPTVGAPIAMAYVPLADAVPGTVVTLSQRGKAHRATVTAMPFVPHRYFRGVK, from the coding sequence ATGAGCGACGCCCCCGTTCAATCCGAAGACGATGGTTTCGAGCCGCTCGAAATCCTGACGCTCCCGCTCGACGCCTGGCATCGTGCGAAGGGCGGCCGGATGGTCGAGTTCGCCGGCTATCACATGCCCGTCCAGTACGAAGGCATCATGGCCGAGCACCTCTGGACGCGCGAGAATGCCGGGCTGTTCGACGTCAGCCACATGGGCCAGCTGTCGATCACCGGCGACAACGTTGCGACCGCACTGGAGTCCTTGATGCCCGCAGCGATCACCGATGCGCCGCTCAACAAGGCGCGCTACTCGCTGCTCCTCAATGACGAGGGCGGGGTGCTCGACGACCTGATGCTGACGCCGCAAGCCGCGGATCGCATCTACATGGTCGTCAACGGCGCAACCAAATATGACGATGTCGCGCACATGATCGAGCATCTGCCCGACGACGTGACGCTCAACATGATGGAAGATCATGCGCTGCTGGCGGTGCAGGGCCCGAAGGCGGTCGAGGCGGTCGCGCGGCTGGTGCCCGGCGTCGCGGCGCTGACCTTCATGCAGGCGGGCGCGTTCGAGTGGAACGGCCATGAACTCTGGGTCAGCCGCTCGGGCTATACCGGCGAGGACGGCGTCGAGATGTCGGTGCCCGCCGAGGCCGCCGAAGCCTTCGCCGATGCGCTGGTCGCCCAGCCGGAGATCAAGCCGATCGGCCTCGGCGCACGCGACTCGCTGCGGCTGGAGGCGGGATTGCCGCTCTACGGCCATGACCTCGATCCCGCGATCACGCCGGTTCAGGCCGATCTCGGCTTCGCCCTGTTCAAGCGCCGCCGCGAGGCCGGTGATTTCCCCGGTGCCGCGCGCATCCTCGCCGAGCGCGAGAACGGCCCCGCCACCAAGCGCGTTGGCCTGCTGGTCGATGGGCGTCAACCGGTCCGCGAGGGCGCCGATGTCGTCGATGCCTCGAGCGCGGTCGTCGGCCGCGTCACCAGCGGCGGCTTCGCGCCCACGGTCGGCGCGCCGATCGCGATGGCCTATGTCCCGCTCGCCGATGCCGTCCCTGGCACCGTCGTCACCTTGTCACAGCGGGGCAAGGCGCATCGCGCCACCGTCACCGCCATGCCGTTCGTTCCCCACCGCTACTTCCGAGGAGTGAAGTAA
- the gcvH gene encoding glycine cleavage system protein GcvH, translating into MSRYFTEDHEWIDVDGDIGTVGISDYAQSQLGDIVFVEVPDAGRSLGKGDEAAVVESVKAASDVYSPVSGNVLEGNPALTDEPALVNSDPEGEGWFFKITLSDASELDALMDETAYAAFVAKL; encoded by the coding sequence ATGAGCCGTTATTTCACCGAGGACCATGAGTGGATCGATGTCGATGGCGACATCGGCACGGTCGGCATCAGCGACTATGCGCAGAGCCAGCTGGGCGACATCGTGTTCGTCGAGGTGCCCGATGCGGGCCGTTCGCTCGGCAAGGGAGACGAGGCCGCGGTCGTCGAGAGCGTGAAGGCCGCGTCGGACGTCTATTCGCCCGTCTCCGGCAATGTGCTGGAAGGCAATCCGGCGCTGACCGACGAGCCGGCGCTGGTGAACAGCGATCCCGAAGGCGAGGGCTGGTTCTTCAAGATCACGCTGTCGGATGCCTCCGAGCTCGACGCGCTGATGGACGAAACCGCCTACGCGGCCTTCGTCGCGAAGCTCTGA